The Cuculus canorus isolate bCucCan1 chromosome 5, bCucCan1.pri, whole genome shotgun sequence DNA segment CATTGCTACAGCTTGATGGTGCTGGTGTACACCACGggcttcctctcctccctggtGCACACCATCCTGGTGGGGCGGTTGTCCTTCTGCCAGGAGAGGAGCATCAACCACTTCTTCTGCGAGCTGCCCACTGtcctgcagctctcctgctccAATGCCCACACAAACGAGATCTTGCAGGTTTCTGATGCCGTTCTCACCAACATGGGTTCTATCCTGATGATCCTGGTTTCTTACACCTACATTATCCGCACCATCCTGCAGATAGCTtcaggcaggagcaggctgaAAGGTTTCTCCACCTGTACCTCCCACCTGGTTGCCATCACCATCTTCTATGCCCCGGTTATGCTCACCTACTTCCAGCCTCGCAAGGCGTGCTCGCGGGACCAGGCAAAAGTGGTTTCAGCCTGTTATGCCCTCCTGACCCCCACCCTCAACCCTCTCATCTACAGCCTGAGGAACACAGAGGTGAAGGGGGccctgaggaggctgtgggtgcGAAAGCTGGTGCCGCGACTCTCCAGGCTGCGAAAATGCAGCTGAAGCTCTTTGGTGCTTTGGTGGTaatgaaggaaaaggagttATTGGGCCGCTTACAGAGGAGGATATCACGCAAGAAGCACAGGGTATGGAGAACCAGCACAATGAACTGTTATGGATGGTGGAATGTGTCCATCCAGGTGAAAATCTGGTTGTGAACTTGGATGTCGTTTCTGACCAATGTCTAGGAGAACCATCGGGAAGCAGAGAGCCATGGTGTTGGCTCCAGGGACCTGGAACCGTGCTAATGACTTGTGGGCACACGTCCATTATCACATTGACAGAAGTGGTTCCCAACCAAAATCTTCTTGGGACGTGTTGTCTTTACATCTACTGATCTTGCACCAACTGGATGATCCACAGGAGGCCCATACTTTGTGTGACCATCACTGAACCACGTCTGACTTTGAGTTAGGAGTCTTCTGTACATCCTC contains these protein-coding regions:
- the LOC104064486 gene encoding olfactory receptor 8I2-like, with translation MDGDNLTVLSGFILLGFSDAPELQTTIFTISLSLYVLMALGNLVMILLINTDPQLHTPMYFFLIHLSFIDFCLSSTVIPKALETFLLGRSHISLLGCFAQIYFFSALVICECSLLGLMAFDRYVAVCKPLLYTTIMSRVHCYSLMVLVYTTGFLSSLVHTILVGRLSFCQERSINHFFCELPTVLQLSCSNAHTNEILQVSDAVLTNMGSILMILVSYTYIIRTILQIASGRSRLKGFSTCTSHLVAITIFYAPVMLTYFQPRKACSRDQAKVVSACYALLTPTLNPLIYSLRNTEVKGALRRLWVRKLVPRLSRLRKCS